From a region of the Alnus glutinosa chromosome 1, dhAlnGlut1.1, whole genome shotgun sequence genome:
- the LOC133858604 gene encoding glycine-rich RNA-binding protein 2, mitochondrial-like, translating to MAFCNKVGSLLRHSVSQNGQASITSMLNYVRYMSSSKLFIGGLSYSTDDQSLKDAFAGFGEVVEARVIIDRETGRSRGFGFINYSSDEPATSAMSAMDGQELNGQNIRVSYANDSPAGPRSIGSGGGYDGGGGGGGGGGYGGGRGFGGGDGGY from the exons ATGGCATTTTGTAACAAAGTTGGGAGCCTTTTGAGGCATAGCGTTTCTCAGAATGGACAAGCATCCATCACATCTATGCTTAATTATGTTCGCTACATGTCATCAAGCAAGCTTTTTATTGGAG GTCTTTCATACTCAACTGATGATCAGTCTCTTAAGGATGCATTTGCTGGCTTTGGTGAGGTGGTTGAGG CAAGGGTTATCATCGATAGAGAGACTGGTAGGTCTAGGGGATTTGGGTTTATTAACTACTCCAGCGATGAACCTGCCACCTCAGCAATGTCTGCGATGGATGGCCAG GAGCTAAATGGGCAAAACATTCGTGTGAGTTATGCCAATGACAGTCCGGCTGGCCCTCGATCTATTGGCAGTGGTGGCGGCtatgatggtggtggtggtggtggtggtggtggtggttatGGTGGAGGTAGAGGTTTTGGTGGTGGTGATGGGGGCTATTAA
- the LOC133871812 gene encoding glycine-rich RNA-binding protein 2, mitochondrial-like translates to MAFCNKVGSLLRHSVSQNGQASIASMLNSVRYMSSSKLFIGGLSYSTDDQSLKDAFAGFGEVVEARVIIDRETGRSRGFGFINYSSDESATSALSAMDGQELNGRNIRVSYANDKPSGPRSFGGGGGYGGGGGGGGYRGDRGFGGGDGGY, encoded by the exons ATGGCATTTTGTAACAAAGTTGGGAGCCTTTTGAGGCATAGTGTTTCTCAGAATGGACAAGCATCCATCGCATCTATGCTTAATTCTGTTCGCTACATGTCATCAAGCAAGCTTTTtattggag GTCTTTCATACTCAACCGATGATCAGTCTCTTAAGGATGCATTTGCTGGCTTTGGTGAGGTGGTTGAGG CAAGGGTTATCATCGATAGAGAGACTGGTAGGTCTAGGGGATTTGGGTTTATTAACTACTCCAGCGATGAATCTGCCACCTCAGCACTGTCTGCGATGGATGGCCAG GAGCTAAATGGGCGAAACATTCGTGTGAGTTATGCCAATGACAAACCGTCTGGCCCTCGATCTTTTGGCGGCGGTGGTGgttatggtggtggtggtggtggtggtggttatCGTGGTGATAGAGGTTTTGGTGGTGGTGATGGGGGCTATTAA